One genomic region from Streptomyces sp. NBC_01304 encodes:
- a CDS encoding MFS transporter produces MSTLTEADVRASAGAERPAYRDGNVLRWLSAYATSMVGDSVYFGALSWAAARSGSPGQAGLVLAVGAVPRALLMLGGGVLADRFGPRRVVIGSDAARCLVILAVAGVLLVTAPGVWLLALVALVFGAVDALFLPAVGALPPRVTEPGQLARVQGMRGLAARIALITGAPLGGLAVAVGGSAAAFGVAGVLFAVSLVLLVAVRLRPLPAGGPASSDGATGWRQLVDGLRYIRRHRVLFPLMIVIAVAEFGFSGPANIGLVLLAEERGWGASGMGWIIAGFGVGAGAASLLVAVRGRVGRAGAALSWLSLVGASGLAALAYAPSVWVAALVGAFTGALLGLAGALCGALLQTVSDAAYLGRVTSVSTLFTLGVAPLCYPLVGAAVGVWGCGPVFGVGAAICGASGMMGLGFGALRRAELPK; encoded by the coding sequence GTGAGCACGCTCACCGAGGCGGACGTCAGGGCGTCCGCCGGGGCCGAGCGCCCCGCCTACCGCGACGGGAACGTCCTGCGCTGGCTGTCCGCGTACGCGACCTCCATGGTCGGCGACTCGGTCTACTTCGGCGCCCTGTCCTGGGCCGCCGCCCGCAGTGGCAGTCCGGGGCAGGCGGGGCTCGTGCTCGCGGTCGGTGCGGTGCCGCGGGCCCTGCTGATGCTGGGCGGCGGGGTGCTGGCCGACCGGTTCGGGCCGCGCCGGGTGGTGATCGGCAGCGACGCCGCCCGCTGTCTGGTGATCCTCGCCGTGGCCGGGGTGCTCCTGGTGACGGCCCCCGGGGTGTGGCTGCTCGCGCTGGTCGCGCTGGTCTTCGGGGCGGTGGACGCGCTGTTCCTGCCCGCGGTGGGCGCGCTGCCGCCGCGGGTCACCGAGCCCGGTCAGCTGGCCCGGGTGCAGGGGATGCGCGGGCTCGCCGCGCGGATCGCGCTGATCACCGGGGCGCCGCTTGGCGGGCTCGCGGTGGCGGTGGGCGGGTCGGCGGCGGCGTTCGGCGTCGCGGGCGTGCTGTTCGCGGTGTCGCTCGTGCTCCTTGTCGCGGTCCGGCTGCGACCGCTGCCGGCCGGGGGCCCGGCCTCCTCCGACGGGGCCACGGGGTGGCGTCAACTCGTGGACGGGCTGCGGTACATACGCCGCCACCGGGTGCTGTTCCCGCTGATGATCGTCATCGCGGTGGCCGAGTTCGGCTTCTCCGGGCCGGCCAACATCGGACTCGTGCTGCTCGCCGAGGAGCGGGGCTGGGGCGCGTCCGGGATGGGCTGGATCATCGCGGGGTTCGGGGTGGGCGCGGGGGCCGCGTCGCTGCTCGTCGCGGTGCGGGGGCGGGTCGGGCGGGCCGGGGCGGCGCTGTCCTGGCTGTCGCTGGTGGGGGCCTCGGGGCTGGCCGCTCTGGCGTACGCGCCTTCGGTTTGGGTCGCGGCGCTGGTGGGGGCCTTCACGGGGGCGTTGCTCGGGCTGGCTGGGGCGCTTTGCGGGGCGCTTCTGCAGACGGTGTCCGACGCGGCGTATCTGGGGCGGGTCACTTCGGTGTCGACGCTCTTCACGCTGGGTGTGGCGCCGCTCTGTTATCCCCTGGTCGGGGCGGCCGTCGGGGTGTGGGGGTGTGGGCCCGTCTTTGGGGTGGGCGCTGCGATATGTGGGGCCAGCGGGATGATGGGGCTGGGGTTCGGGGCTCTTCGGCGGGCTGAGCTTCCGAAGTGA
- a CDS encoding TIGR02234 family membrane protein, translating to MTAVPKARTHEATTEATADAEAKAIPSSSGGRRTLATALLLGALGAAVTLLASRQTWSEGDAQTAGGALHQIASGGDVTGLPAALAIVGLAALVAVFAVRGAGRALVSGLLALSGAGTIAAALLGANDNGALDEKAATATGDAAATIDAVTHTVWPYVAGVGGLLLFVAGLLALRFGSRWPAMSGKYERDGAPRRRKAAAAVDPDRPEDLWKALDRGEDPTREG from the coding sequence GTGACTGCCGTACCCAAGGCCCGCACGCACGAGGCCACCACCGAGGCCACCGCCGACGCCGAAGCGAAGGCCATCCCGTCGTCCTCCGGGGGCCGCCGCACCCTCGCCACCGCGCTGCTGCTCGGCGCGCTCGGCGCTGCCGTGACGCTGCTCGCCTCCCGGCAGACCTGGTCCGAGGGCGACGCCCAGACCGCGGGCGGCGCCCTGCACCAGATCGCCTCCGGCGGCGATGTCACCGGCCTCCCCGCGGCCCTGGCGATAGTGGGCCTCGCCGCCCTGGTCGCCGTCTTCGCGGTACGCGGCGCGGGGCGTGCCCTGGTCTCCGGTCTGCTCGCCCTGAGCGGCGCGGGCACCATCGCCGCCGCCCTCCTGGGGGCGAACGACAACGGGGCGCTCGACGAGAAGGCGGCCACCGCGACCGGTGACGCCGCCGCCACGATCGACGCGGTCACCCACACCGTCTGGCCCTACGTCGCCGGAGTCGGCGGACTGCTGCTCTTCGTGGCAGGCCTGCTCGCCCTGCGGTTCGGCTCCCGCTGGCCCGCGATGTCCGGCAAGTACGAGCGCGACGGCGCGCCCCGCCGCCGCAAGGCCGCGGCGGCCGTGGACCCGGACCGGCCCGAGGACCTGTGGAAGGCCCTGGACCGCGGCGAGGACCCGACGCGCGAGGGGTGA
- the hisI gene encoding phosphoribosyl-AMP cyclohydrolase, which yields MSSNNLDPAIAARLKRSADGLVPAIAQQYDTGEVLMLGWMDDEALHRTLTTGRCTYWSRSRQEYWVKGDTSGHFQHVKSVALDCDADTVLVKVDQVGAACHTGARTCFDADVLPLSNRTSDSN from the coding sequence ATGAGCAGCAACAACCTCGACCCGGCCATCGCCGCCCGCCTCAAGCGCAGCGCCGACGGTCTCGTCCCCGCGATCGCCCAGCAGTACGACACCGGCGAGGTGCTGATGCTGGGCTGGATGGATGACGAGGCGCTGCATCGCACGCTCACCACCGGGCGCTGCACCTACTGGTCGCGCAGCCGCCAGGAGTACTGGGTCAAGGGCGACACCTCCGGGCACTTCCAGCACGTGAAATCGGTGGCCCTGGACTGCGACGCGGACACCGTCCTCGTCAAGGTCGACCAGGTCGGCGCGGCCTGCCACACCGGCGCCCGCACCTGCTTCGACGCCGACGTACTCCCGCTCAGCAACCGCACCAGCGACAGCAACTAG
- a CDS encoding anthranilate synthase component I, whose protein sequence is MDLETFRKLAADRRVIPVSRKLLADGDTPVGLYRKLAAERPGTFLLESAENGRSWSRYSFIGVRSAATLTEQDGQAHWQGTPPVGVPTEGDPLQALRATVETLHTPRDLAGTEHLPPFHGGMVGYLGYDVVRRLEKIGPGERDDLKLPELTMLLTSDLAVLDHWDGSVLLIANAINHNDLDTGVDEAYADAVTRLDAMEADLSKAVPQAPAALPPSELPEFSALWGGKEYQDAVEDIKERIRAGEAFQVVPSQRFETPCHASALDVYRVLRATNPSPYMYLFRFDGFDVVGSSPEALVKVEDGRAMVHPIAGTRPRGATPQEDQALGDELLADAKERAEHLMLVDLGRNDLGRVCEPGSVEVVDFMSIERYSHVMHIVSTVTGRVAEGRTAFDVLTACFPAGTLSGAPKPRAMQIIDELEPSRRGLYGGCVGYLDFAGDSDTAIAIRTALLRDGTAFVQAGAGVVADSDPVAEDTECRNKAAAVLRAVHTANRLHGHGGREG, encoded by the coding sequence ATGGACCTCGAGACGTTCCGCAAGCTCGCCGCCGACCGCCGCGTCATCCCCGTCAGCCGCAAACTCCTCGCGGACGGCGACACCCCGGTCGGGCTCTACCGCAAGCTGGCCGCCGAGCGCCCCGGCACCTTCCTCCTGGAGTCCGCCGAGAACGGCCGGTCCTGGTCCCGCTACTCCTTCATCGGCGTACGCAGCGCGGCGACCCTCACGGAGCAGGACGGCCAGGCCCACTGGCAGGGCACCCCGCCCGTCGGCGTACCCACCGAGGGCGACCCGCTGCAGGCGCTGCGCGCGACCGTGGAGACGCTGCACACCCCGCGCGACCTGGCCGGTACGGAGCACCTGCCGCCCTTCCACGGCGGCATGGTCGGCTACCTCGGCTACGACGTGGTGCGCCGCCTGGAGAAGATCGGTCCCGGCGAGCGCGACGACCTGAAGCTGCCCGAGCTGACCATGCTGCTCACCAGCGATCTCGCGGTCCTCGACCACTGGGACGGCTCGGTCCTGCTGATCGCCAACGCGATCAACCACAACGACCTCGACACCGGCGTCGACGAGGCGTACGCGGACGCCGTGACCCGCCTCGACGCCATGGAGGCCGACCTCTCCAAGGCCGTCCCGCAGGCCCCCGCCGCGCTCCCGCCGTCCGAGCTGCCGGAGTTCTCGGCGCTCTGGGGCGGCAAGGAGTACCAGGACGCCGTCGAGGACATCAAGGAGCGCATCCGGGCCGGTGAGGCCTTCCAGGTCGTGCCCTCCCAGCGCTTCGAAACCCCTTGCCACGCAAGCGCGTTGGACGTCTACCGCGTCCTGCGGGCGACCAATCCGTCGCCGTACATGTACCTCTTCCGCTTCGACGGATTCGACGTCGTCGGCTCGTCCCCGGAAGCCCTGGTCAAGGTCGAGGACGGGCGGGCCATGGTCCACCCCATCGCCGGGACCAGGCCGCGCGGCGCGACCCCGCAGGAGGACCAGGCGCTCGGCGACGAACTGCTCGCCGACGCCAAGGAGCGCGCCGAGCACCTCATGCTCGTCGACCTGGGCCGCAACGACCTGGGGCGGGTCTGCGAGCCCGGCTCGGTCGAGGTCGTCGACTTCATGTCCATCGAGCGCTACTCGCACGTCATGCACATCGTCTCGACGGTGACGGGCCGGGTCGCCGAGGGACGTACCGCCTTCGACGTGCTGACCGCATGCTTCCCCGCCGGCACCCTCTCCGGCGCCCCCAAGCCGCGCGCGATGCAGATCATCGATGAACTGGAGCCGTCCAGGCGCGGGCTGTACGGCGGCTGCGTCGGCTATCTCGACTTCGCCGGGGACTCCGACACCGCGATCGCGATCCGTACCGCGCTGCTTCGCGACGGCACGGCGTTCGTGCAGGCCGGAGCGGGTGTCGTCGCAGACTCCGACCCGGTCGCCGAGGACACCGAGTGCCGGAACAAGGCGGCGGCCGTGCTGCGCGCGGTGCACACCGCGAACCGGCTCCACGGTCACGGAGGCCGTGAGGGATAG
- a CDS encoding TIGR03085 family metal-binding protein translates to MSTHAKRERLLLADLLEAAGPEAPTLCEGWKTRDLAAHVVVRERRADAAGGIVIKALADRLKRVQAEFADKPYEELIQLIRTGPPRFSPFALKQVDEASNAVEFYVHAEDVRRAQEDWSPRTLDQVFSDTLWSRLEKSARVLGRKAPVGLVLRRPDGQTAVAHRGTPVVTVTGEPGELTMFVFGRQDAAKVETEGDKEAIERLQGAKQLGI, encoded by the coding sequence ATGTCGACCCATGCCAAGCGTGAACGACTGCTCCTCGCCGACTTGTTGGAGGCGGCAGGCCCCGAGGCACCCACGCTCTGCGAGGGCTGGAAGACCCGGGATCTGGCGGCCCATGTGGTGGTCCGCGAGCGGCGTGCGGACGCCGCGGGCGGCATCGTGATCAAGGCCCTTGCGGACCGGCTGAAGCGGGTGCAGGCCGAGTTCGCCGACAAGCCGTACGAAGAGCTGATCCAGCTGATCCGCACGGGGCCGCCGCGCTTCTCCCCCTTCGCCCTGAAGCAGGTGGACGAGGCGTCGAACGCGGTCGAGTTCTACGTCCACGCCGAGGACGTCCGCCGCGCCCAGGAGGACTGGAGCCCCCGGACCCTGGACCAGGTCTTCTCGGACACCCTCTGGTCCCGGCTCGAGAAGTCGGCCCGCGTACTCGGCCGCAAGGCCCCGGTCGGCCTGGTCCTGCGCCGCCCCGACGGCCAGACCGCGGTCGCCCACCGCGGCACCCCGGTCGTCACGGTCACCGGCGAGCCGGGCGAGCTGACGATGTTCGTGTTCGGCCGCCAGGACGCGGCGAAGGTGGAGACCGAGGGCGACAAGGAAGCGATCGAGCGGCTGCAGGGCGCCAAGCAGTTGGGCATTTGA
- a CDS encoding glycoside hydrolase family 3 C-terminal domain-containing protein has translation MTVLQELSAEARRAQAVEAAIAALTLEEKVSLLGGQDMWSLPAVERIGLRSLVMTDGPVGVRPPTGLSCDDPSTAFPSPTGQAASWDAGLVRRIGQVIAQEARARGVHMLLGPTINLHRTPLGGRHFENFSEDPLLTGEIGAAFIRGVQDGGVAATPKHYVAGDSETERLTLDVQLDEKVLRELYLLPFETAVKEAHAWAMMAAYNSVLGSTMTENVRLQHGVLKGEWGFDGAVVSDWGACRDTERAAMGGTDIGMPAGEHAFGAALVEAVRSNRVPEMDVDGQARRVLRLAARVGLLEGAPAAVPEELLPMDQDGSALAREAAVRSFVLVRNEGGVLPLDQGRLGRVALIGTAAAAPRVMGGGSAEVVPPYVVTPLEGLAQALPDGVELVHEPGVDPAATLPAATGPEWTELTALFRGKDGSVLYREDLEQGALRHEFAKPAGLSAADIAEVEILGRLTPPADGSYSFSACGLGRLELTLDGRRCFATRLRPRHEDPLAAVLLPPEERTVVELAAEVPVEVRLVQRGVPKELAPAIGSFRLGYAADGPGADELISRATFAAATADVAVVLVSTTEEVESEGVDRTTLDLPGRQDDLVEAVLAANPNTVVVVNSGSPVHLPWRERAAAVLLSWFPGQEFGAALADVLLGAEEPGGRLPTTWPVRQEDCPVLAVRPEHGILAYDEGLFIGYRGWERHDREPAYWFGHGLGYTDWTYDNVRVEPSADPESVAVATVSLVNSGARSGREVVQLYAVSECAECIETDRPARQLAAFAVVEAAPGERVEVRLPVPLRAVQGWERRGGGRRILPGRHRVEAGRSVADLRVRAVLEYPLA, from the coding sequence GTGACGGTCCTGCAGGAGCTCTCCGCGGAGGCCCGCCGAGCGCAGGCCGTCGAGGCGGCGATCGCCGCGCTCACCCTGGAGGAGAAGGTCTCGCTGCTCGGCGGGCAGGACATGTGGTCGCTGCCCGCCGTCGAGCGGATCGGGCTGCGCTCCCTGGTGATGACCGACGGCCCGGTGGGCGTACGTCCACCGACCGGCCTGAGCTGCGACGATCCCTCCACCGCCTTCCCCTCCCCGACCGGTCAGGCCGCGAGCTGGGACGCCGGTCTGGTGCGCCGGATCGGTCAGGTCATCGCGCAGGAGGCGCGCGCCAGGGGCGTGCACATGCTGCTCGGCCCGACGATCAATCTGCACCGTACGCCGCTGGGCGGCCGGCACTTCGAGAACTTCTCCGAGGACCCGCTGCTCACCGGCGAGATCGGCGCGGCCTTCATCCGCGGCGTCCAGGACGGCGGGGTGGCGGCGACGCCGAAGCACTACGTCGCGGGCGACTCGGAGACCGAACGCCTCACCCTGGACGTCCAGTTGGACGAGAAGGTGCTGCGCGAGCTGTATCTGCTGCCGTTCGAGACGGCGGTCAAGGAGGCGCACGCCTGGGCCATGATGGCCGCGTACAACAGCGTCCTCGGCTCCACGATGACCGAGAACGTCCGTCTGCAGCACGGGGTGTTGAAGGGCGAGTGGGGATTCGACGGCGCGGTCGTCTCCGACTGGGGCGCCTGCCGCGACACCGAGCGCGCGGCCATGGGCGGCACGGACATCGGCATGCCGGCCGGCGAGCACGCCTTCGGTGCCGCGCTCGTCGAGGCGGTGCGCTCGAACCGGGTGCCGGAGATGGACGTGGACGGGCAGGCCCGCCGGGTGCTGCGGCTCGCCGCCCGGGTGGGGCTGCTGGAGGGCGCTCCGGCGGCGGTGCCCGAGGAGTTGCTGCCGATGGATCAGGACGGGAGCGCGCTGGCCCGTGAGGCCGCGGTGCGGTCCTTCGTTCTCGTACGCAATGAAGGTGGCGTTCTGCCGCTGGATCAGGGCCGGTTGGGGCGCGTCGCCCTGATCGGGACGGCCGCCGCGGCCCCGCGCGTGATGGGCGGGGGCAGCGCCGAGGTCGTACCGCCGTACGTCGTCACGCCGCTGGAGGGTCTTGCCCAGGCACTGCCGGACGGGGTGGAGCTGGTGCATGAGCCGGGCGTGGACCCGGCCGCGACGCTGCCGGCCGCGACGGGCCCCGAGTGGACGGAGCTCACCGCGCTGTTCCGCGGCAAGGACGGGAGCGTCCTGTACCGCGAGGACCTCGAACAGGGCGCGCTGCGCCACGAGTTCGCGAAGCCGGCCGGGCTGTCCGCGGCGGACATCGCGGAGGTCGAGATCCTCGGCCGCCTCACACCGCCGGCCGACGGCTCCTACTCCTTCTCCGCCTGCGGGCTCGGCAGGCTGGAGCTGACGCTCGACGGCCGCCGGTGCTTCGCCACCCGGCTGCGGCCTCGGCACGAGGATCCCCTCGCCGCGGTGCTGCTGCCGCCCGAGGAGCGCACGGTGGTCGAGCTGGCCGCCGAGGTGCCGGTCGAGGTGCGCCTGGTCCAGCGCGGGGTGCCCAAGGAGCTCGCCCCTGCGATCGGCTCCTTCCGGCTGGGGTACGCGGCTGACGGTCCCGGCGCCGACGAGCTGATCTCACGGGCCACGTTCGCCGCGGCGACGGCCGATGTCGCCGTGGTGCTCGTGTCGACCACCGAGGAGGTCGAGTCCGAGGGCGTCGACCGCACCACCCTCGACCTGCCGGGCCGCCAGGACGACCTGGTCGAGGCGGTGCTCGCGGCCAACCCGAACACCGTCGTGGTCGTCAACTCCGGCTCCCCCGTGCACCTTCCGTGGCGCGAGCGGGCGGCGGCCGTGCTGCTGAGCTGGTTCCCCGGGCAGGAGTTCGGGGCCGCGCTCGCCGACGTACTGCTCGGGGCCGAGGAGCCCGGCGGGCGGCTGCCCACCACCTGGCCGGTGCGGCAGGAGGACTGCCCGGTGCTCGCGGTGCGGCCGGAGCACGGGATCCTCGCGTACGACGAGGGGCTGTTCATCGGCTACCGGGGCTGGGAGCGGCACGACCGCGAGCCCGCGTACTGGTTCGGGCACGGGCTCGGCTACACCGACTGGACGTACGACAACGTGCGCGTCGAGCCGTCCGCCGACCCGGAATCGGTGGCCGTGGCCACCGTGTCGCTGGTCAACTCCGGGGCGCGGAGCGGGCGTGAGGTGGTGCAGCTGTACGCGGTCTCCGAGTGCGCCGAGTGCATCGAGACGGACCGCCCGGCCCGGCAGCTCGCCGCCTTCGCGGTGGTCGAGGCGGCGCCCGGCGAGCGCGTCGAGGTGAGACTGCCGGTGCCGCTGCGGGCGGTGCAGGGCTGGGAACGGCGAGGCGGCGGACGGCGGATCCTGCCGGGCCGGCACCGCGTCGAGGCGGGGCGCAGCGTGGCGGATCTACGGGTGCGGGCGGTGTTGGAGTATCCGCTGGCCTGA
- a CDS encoding cytochrome P450 family protein, producing the protein MSARSTADLLLLSPDFTSNPYPVYADLRAKAPVHRVRTPDGVELYLVVGHDACRAAFTDPRLSRDWRHSGPDIESTVGVQKDDPALAHMLMSDPPDHTRLRRLVAREFTPRRIEALAPRIQELTDELLDAMTAKAGTAGKAGKAPGEERRADLIDSLAFPLPMTVICELLGVPELDRESFRGWSNEMVARTSVEAEMAAYAQMPVYLAELIDAKRTAPGDDLLSAMIHAVDEGGDRLSPDELIGMCVLLLIAGHETTVNLIGNGMRALFAHPGQLDLLRSDLSLIDGAIEEMLRYDGPVETSTERLAAEDVELGGVLIPKGSAVLIAIADADRDPARFEDADGFDIRRDARGHIAFGHGLHYCLGAPLARLEGRIALRSLLERCPDIAADADEGTLEWMPGMLIRGVRKLPVRW; encoded by the coding sequence ATGTCTGCTCGGTCCACTGCCGATCTGCTCCTGTTAAGCCCCGACTTCACCAGTAACCCCTACCCCGTCTACGCCGACCTCCGGGCGAAGGCGCCAGTGCACCGCGTGCGTACCCCGGACGGCGTGGAGCTCTATCTCGTCGTCGGTCACGACGCCTGCCGTGCCGCCTTCACCGACCCGAGGCTCAGCAGGGACTGGCGCCACTCCGGTCCGGACATCGAGTCGACCGTCGGCGTGCAGAAGGACGACCCGGCCCTCGCCCACATGCTGATGTCCGACCCGCCGGACCACACGCGGCTGCGGCGCCTGGTGGCAAGGGAGTTCACGCCTCGCCGGATCGAGGCGCTCGCCCCGCGCATCCAGGAGCTCACCGACGAGCTGCTCGACGCGATGACGGCGAAGGCCGGGACGGCCGGGAAGGCCGGGAAGGCTCCCGGGGAGGAGCGGCGGGCCGACCTGATCGACTCCCTGGCCTTCCCGCTGCCCATGACGGTCATCTGCGAGCTCCTCGGCGTGCCCGAGCTGGACCGCGAGTCGTTCCGCGGCTGGTCCAACGAGATGGTGGCCCGCACCAGCGTCGAGGCCGAGATGGCCGCGTACGCGCAGATGCCGGTGTATCTGGCCGAGCTCATCGACGCCAAGCGGACGGCGCCCGGCGACGACCTGCTCAGCGCGATGATCCACGCCGTCGACGAGGGCGGTGACCGGCTCTCGCCCGACGAGCTGATCGGCATGTGTGTGCTGCTGCTCATCGCCGGGCACGAGACCACGGTCAACCTCATCGGCAACGGCATGCGCGCCCTTTTCGCCCACCCCGGCCAACTGGATCTGCTCCGCTCCGACTTGAGCCTGATCGACGGCGCCATCGAGGAGATGCTGCGGTACGACGGCCCGGTCGAGACCTCCACCGAGCGGCTGGCCGCCGAGGACGTCGAGCTGGGCGGCGTGCTGATCCCGAAGGGGAGCGCGGTCCTGATCGCCATCGCGGACGCCGACCGCGACCCGGCCCGATTCGAGGACGCGGACGGCTTCGACATCCGCCGGGACGCCCGCGGCCACATCGCGTTCGGGCACGGCCTGCACTACTGCCTGGGCGCACCGCTGGCCCGTCTGGAGGGCCGGATCGCGCTGCGCAGCCTGCTGGAGCGCTGCCCGGACATCGCGGCGGACGCGGACGAGGGCACGCTGGAGTGGATGCCGGGGATGCTGATCAGGGGTGTACGGAAGCTGCCTGTGCGGTGGTGA
- a CDS encoding ArsR/SmtB family transcription factor has product MTAPGGAAPGAGPSEGTTRRITDIDTLKAIGHPLRMKLYRALFVARTATASQLADQVDEAVSLVSYHLRKLADHGLIEAAEAQSGDGRERWWQTATRELRILSEDFRDEPGKAVARVSVSRLFFEQRADLYRRYMDEEAAWSQEWQTAAIDSEYLPRFNVTELAALSDELMTVLKKHDARARAAEAAGDTEGRENVAVHVYGFPFRP; this is encoded by the coding sequence ATGACGGCGCCCGGTGGCGCGGCACCCGGCGCCGGTCCGTCCGAGGGCACCACCCGTCGCATCACCGACATCGACACCCTGAAGGCGATCGGGCACCCGCTGCGGATGAAGCTGTACCGCGCCCTGTTCGTGGCGCGCACGGCCACCGCCTCGCAGCTCGCCGACCAGGTGGACGAGGCCGTCTCCCTCGTCAGCTACCACCTGCGCAAGCTCGCCGACCACGGCCTCATCGAGGCGGCCGAGGCGCAGAGCGGCGACGGCCGGGAGCGCTGGTGGCAGACCGCCACGCGTGAACTGCGCATCCTCAGCGAGGACTTCCGGGACGAGCCGGGCAAGGCCGTCGCCCGCGTCTCGGTGAGCCGGCTCTTCTTCGAGCAGCGGGCCGACCTCTACCGGCGGTACATGGACGAGGAGGCGGCCTGGAGCCAGGAGTGGCAGACGGCGGCCATCGACTCGGAGTACCTGCCGCGCTTCAACGTCACCGAACTGGCCGCGCTCTCCGACGAGTTGATGACCGTACTCAAGAAGCACGACGCGCGGGCGCGGGCCGCCGAGGCGGCGGGGGACACGGAGGGGCGGGAGAACGTCGCGGTGCACGTGTACGGATTCCCGTTCCGGCCGTGA
- a CDS encoding MFS transporter, whose protein sequence is MTAAERAPSAHPSAECPPKPAHRDGNVLRWLSAYAASMVGDSIYFLALGWAAAQVAGPAQVGLVMAVGAVPRALLMLGGGVVADRFGPRKVVIGSDAARCAVILAAAAVLWLATPGLWLLVVLALAFGVVDALFMPAVGALPPRITGPGELVRVQGFKAFVERFGRLAGPPIAGVALGVGGPETAFAAAGVLFAASLVLLVAVRIAPLPPDGRDAATAEPATPWRDLVDGLRYIRRHPVVGPLVVSGAISQLGIVPPLSVGLVLLGDERGWSPAGIGLILSAMAVGAGASTLGLAVAGRMPRAGAVTTVTLVVASVLIGVIGVMPTVPGAAAVALAAGLVSGVCGGVSATLIQVNTLPAYLGRVSSVMAFTYVGLAPLAFPLCGWATGVWGAGPVFLVGGAISMSAAFIGVFVRPVWRAELAGPGKGANAGSSGEPGRVADVRQ, encoded by the coding sequence GTGACCGCTGCCGAGAGAGCCCCGTCCGCCCATCCCTCCGCCGAGTGCCCGCCGAAGCCGGCCCATCGCGACGGCAATGTGCTGCGCTGGCTCAGCGCGTACGCCGCGTCCATGGTCGGCGACAGCATCTACTTCCTGGCGCTCGGCTGGGCCGCCGCCCAGGTCGCCGGGCCCGCGCAGGTGGGCCTGGTGATGGCCGTCGGGGCCGTGCCGCGGGCACTGCTGATGCTCGGCGGGGGAGTGGTCGCCGACCGGTTCGGGCCGCGCAAGGTCGTCATCGGCTCGGACGCGGCGCGCTGTGCGGTGATCCTCGCGGCGGCGGCCGTGCTCTGGCTGGCCACGCCGGGACTCTGGCTCCTGGTGGTGCTCGCGCTCGCCTTCGGGGTGGTGGACGCGCTGTTCATGCCCGCCGTCGGGGCGCTGCCGCCGCGGATCACCGGGCCCGGCGAGCTGGTGCGGGTGCAGGGCTTCAAGGCGTTCGTGGAGCGGTTCGGCCGGCTGGCCGGGCCGCCGATCGCCGGTGTGGCCCTCGGGGTCGGCGGGCCCGAGACGGCGTTCGCCGCTGCCGGGGTGCTGTTCGCGGCCTCGCTGGTGCTCCTGGTCGCCGTACGGATCGCGCCCCTGCCTCCCGATGGCAGGGATGCCGCGACCGCCGAACCCGCCACGCCCTGGCGGGACTTGGTGGACGGCCTGCGCTACATCCGCCGCCACCCCGTCGTCGGCCCGCTGGTGGTGTCCGGCGCGATCAGCCAGCTCGGCATCGTGCCGCCGCTCTCCGTGGGCCTGGTCCTGCTCGGCGACGAGCGCGGCTGGAGCCCGGCCGGGATCGGTCTGATCCTGAGCGCCATGGCGGTCGGCGCGGGCGCCAGCACGCTCGGCCTCGCCGTCGCGGGCCGGATGCCGCGGGCCGGCGCCGTGACGACCGTGACGCTGGTGGTGGCCTCCGTGCTGATCGGGGTCATCGGGGTCATGCCGACCGTCCCGGGCGCCGCTGCGGTCGCGCTGGCCGCCGGCCTGGTGAGCGGGGTGTGCGGCGGGGTGTCGGCCACCCTGATCCAAGTCAACACGCTGCCCGCCTACTTGGGCCGGGTCTCCTCGGTGATGGCCTTCACCTACGTCGGCCTCGCCCCGCTGGCGTTCCCACTGTGCGGCTGGGCGACGGGGGTGTGGGGGGCCGGGCCGGTGTTCCTCGTGGGTGGCGCGATCAGCATGTCGGCGGCCTTCATCGGGGTGTTCGTACGGCCGGTGTGGCGGGCGGAACTCGCGGGGCCGGGCAAGGGGGCCAATGCGGGCTCGTCCGGGGAGCCGGGCCGGGTTGCCGACGTCCGCCAGTAG
- a CDS encoding HGxxPAAW family protein gives MSGHDHGHTPAAWTGVIIAFIGFCIAGAFMVMSNPLGFWAGMVVIAVGGLVGAAMRAAGMGAKPQRVVRSEG, from the coding sequence ATGTCGGGCCACGACCACGGACACACCCCGGCCGCCTGGACCGGTGTCATCATCGCCTTCATCGGCTTCTGCATCGCCGGCGCCTTCATGGTGATGAGCAACCCGCTCGGCTTCTGGGCCGGCATGGTCGTGATCGCGGTCGGCGGACTCGTCGGCGCGGCGATGCGGGCCGCCGGGATGGGTGCGAAGCCGCAGCGAGTGGTCCGTTCCGAGGGCTGA